A single Paraburkholderia sp. FT54 DNA region contains:
- the recX gene encoding recombination regulator RecX yields the protein MIRKGRPLSDSGRHADGPRDEDDESFDPFESFDAHDRAAGRNPQRAQFESSPPAGPDPSETTYTRSRRVPGEAKPGQDEAKKSLRPARSLKGRALGYLSRREYSRTELARKLKPFVEETDSLDTLLDSLEAENWLSDSRFAESLIHRRSSRLGASRIVGELKQHSVDQTLVEEASAQLRETELARAQAVWQKKFGRLPETPAERAKQQRFLASRGFSGATIGKILKGMDDE from the coding sequence GTGATACGCAAGGGCCGGCCGTTGTCCGATTCAGGACGCCACGCGGACGGCCCGCGTGATGAAGACGACGAGTCGTTCGATCCATTCGAATCGTTCGACGCACACGATCGTGCTGCGGGCCGCAATCCGCAGCGCGCGCAGTTTGAATCCTCCCCGCCGGCAGGCCCGGATCCCTCCGAAACCACCTACACCCGTTCGCGTCGCGTTCCTGGCGAAGCGAAACCCGGGCAAGACGAAGCCAAAAAATCCCTGCGTCCGGCACGGTCACTAAAAGGCCGCGCGCTCGGCTATTTATCTCGCCGTGAATACAGTCGCACCGAACTCGCGCGCAAGCTGAAGCCGTTCGTCGAGGAAACCGACTCGCTCGACACCTTGCTCGACTCGCTGGAAGCCGAAAACTGGCTGTCCGATTCGCGCTTCGCCGAAAGCCTGATTCATCGCCGCTCGTCGCGCTTGGGCGCGAGCCGGATCGTCGGGGAATTGAAGCAGCATTCGGTCGACCAGACGCTCGTCGAGGAGGCCAGCGCGCAACTGCGCGAAACCGAACTCGCGCGTGCGCAGGCTGTCTGGCAAAAGAAATTCGGCCGGCTTCCCGAAACGCCCGCCGAACGGGCAAAACAGCAGCGCTTTCTGGCCTCGCGTGGATTTTCGGGCGCCACGATCGGCAAAATTCTTAAGGGAATGGACGACGAGTAG
- a CDS encoding DHA2 family efflux MFS transporter permease subunit produces MSSDTPAASSAAPLNRPMITVSIMLATLIQTLDSTIANVALPHMQGTLSASQDEITWVLTSYIVAAAIATPLTGWLSDRLSVKRLLIFAIGGFTVSSALCGMSETLTQIVASRLLQGIFGASLVPLSQSILLDINPREKQGQAMAVWGMGVMVGPILGPTLGGWLTDSYNWRWVFFINVPIGAFALFGVATFLPSREPKHDAKFDAFGFATLGLAIGALQAMLDRGEQLDWFGSNEIIVEALLASISFAFFLVHTATVGKKSFFKYELLKDPNFATGTFFIFVIGAVMYATRALLPPMLQNLMNYPVATTGLVTAPSGAGTMVAMLFAGRLLKRIDARLLLLAGFLISAFALWQMMHYTIVLSESDIVWPGVIQGFGLGLVFVPLSALTFSTLTPELRADGTATYSLMRNIGSSIGISIVQTLMTRNTQVSHADLAANITPFNPTIQPMLSSGSNYDMAALNASITQQASMIAYLNDFKLMFMATLLVIPLLLLIRPAHKAADASVAHAAMD; encoded by the coding sequence ATGTCTTCCGACACCCCGGCGGCCAGTTCCGCCGCGCCGCTCAACCGGCCGATGATCACCGTCTCGATCATGCTGGCGACGTTGATCCAGACGCTCGACAGCACGATTGCCAACGTGGCGCTGCCGCATATGCAGGGCACGCTGTCCGCGTCGCAGGATGAGATCACATGGGTCTTGACTTCGTACATCGTCGCCGCCGCGATCGCCACGCCGCTCACCGGCTGGCTGTCCGACCGGCTGAGCGTCAAGCGCCTGCTGATCTTCGCGATCGGCGGCTTCACGGTGTCGTCGGCGCTGTGCGGTATGTCGGAGACGCTCACGCAGATCGTCGCGTCGCGCTTGCTGCAGGGGATTTTCGGCGCGTCGCTGGTGCCGCTGTCGCAGTCCATCCTGCTCGACATCAACCCGCGCGAGAAGCAGGGCCAGGCCATGGCGGTGTGGGGCATGGGCGTGATGGTCGGACCGATTCTCGGGCCGACGCTCGGCGGCTGGCTCACCGACAGCTACAACTGGCGCTGGGTGTTTTTCATCAACGTGCCGATCGGCGCGTTCGCGCTGTTCGGCGTGGCGACCTTCCTGCCTTCGCGCGAGCCGAAACACGACGCGAAGTTCGACGCGTTCGGCTTCGCCACGCTTGGGCTGGCCATCGGCGCATTGCAGGCCATGCTCGATCGCGGCGAGCAACTCGACTGGTTCGGCTCGAACGAAATCATCGTCGAGGCGCTGCTCGCGTCCATCAGCTTTGCGTTTTTTCTCGTGCATACGGCCACGGTCGGCAAGAAATCGTTCTTCAAGTACGAACTGCTGAAAGACCCGAACTTCGCCACGGGGACGTTTTTTATCTTCGTGATCGGCGCGGTGATGTATGCGACGCGCGCGTTGCTGCCGCCCATGCTGCAGAACCTGATGAACTATCCGGTTGCGACCACCGGCCTCGTCACCGCGCCGAGCGGCGCGGGCACGATGGTCGCCATGCTGTTCGCCGGACGCCTGCTGAAGCGGATCGACGCGCGGCTCCTGTTGCTCGCGGGCTTCCTGATCTCGGCATTCGCGCTATGGCAGATGATGCATTACACGATCGTGCTGTCGGAATCGGACATTGTCTGGCCTGGGGTGATTCAGGGCTTCGGGCTCGGTCTCGTGTTCGTGCCGCTGAGCGCGCTGACCTTCTCGACGCTCACGCCGGAACTGCGCGCGGACGGCACCGCGACGTACAGCCTGATGCGCAATATCGGCAGCAGTATCGGCATTTCGATCGTGCAAACGCTGATGACGCGCAACACGCAGGTTTCGCACGCGGACCTCGCGGCGAATATCACGCCCTTCAATCCCACCATCCAGCCGATGCTCAGTAGCGGCTCGAACTACGACATGGCCGCACTGAATGCGTCGATCACACAGCAGGCGTCGATGATCGCTTATCTGAACGACTTCAAACTGATGTTCATGGCAACGCTGCTGGTCATTCCGCTTCTGTTGTTGATCCGCCCCGCGCATAAGGCGGCGGATGCGTCAGTGGCGCATGCCGCGATGGATTGA
- a CDS encoding sensor histidine kinase N-terminal domain-containing protein, with product MSVRADRATAHAADLDEARDERYANPFAPPDETEAAAEARPRSLFGEILDWMLAPLLLLWPMSLAVTYLVAKSIANSPFDRALETDAYVLARQIHPVNGVAELSLPDSTRDFLRADNVDSVFYQVLGTRGELVGGERDMPLPHEEDRPQPGLVEFRDDVLRGNDIRVAYTTVEFPQTPGAQPVLVQVAETLDKRSQLANDIIKGVILPQFVILPLAILLVWFGLSRGLAPLHALQAHIRARRPDDLSPLEARRAPPEIEPLVTSFNDLLTRLEQNMELQKRFIADAAHQMKTPLAGLRTQAELALRQDASAEVHRSLEQIATSSEHAARLVTQLLALARAENRMSGQIFTPVEVAELARHAVRDWVQAALAKQMDLGYEAPEEPVEVDGNPVMLREMLSNLIDNAIRYTPPGGRITVRVRHEAPARLVYLEVEDTGLGIPVAERSRVIERFYRILGREGDGSGLGLAIVREIATMHGGELTIDDNVYQTSPRLAGTLVRVSLHVHERGRDLP from the coding sequence ATGTCCGTGCGCGCAGACCGCGCTACGGCGCACGCGGCGGACCTCGACGAAGCGCGCGACGAGCGCTACGCCAATCCGTTCGCCCCGCCCGACGAAACCGAAGCCGCGGCCGAGGCGCGCCCGCGCTCGCTGTTCGGCGAGATTCTCGACTGGATGCTGGCGCCGTTGCTGCTGCTTTGGCCGATGAGCCTCGCTGTCACTTACCTGGTCGCCAAGTCGATCGCGAACAGCCCGTTCGACCGCGCGCTGGAAACCGACGCGTACGTGCTCGCGCGCCAGATTCATCCGGTCAACGGCGTGGCGGAATTATCGTTGCCCGACTCCACGCGTGATTTTTTGCGCGCGGACAATGTCGACAGCGTGTTCTATCAGGTGCTCGGCACGCGCGGCGAACTGGTGGGCGGCGAGCGCGACATGCCGTTGCCGCACGAGGAAGACCGGCCGCAGCCGGGTCTCGTCGAATTTCGTGACGACGTGCTGCGCGGCAACGATATCCGCGTCGCCTACACGACCGTCGAGTTTCCGCAGACGCCCGGCGCCCAGCCCGTGCTGGTGCAAGTCGCCGAAACGCTCGATAAACGCAGCCAGCTCGCCAACGACATCATCAAAGGCGTGATCCTGCCGCAGTTCGTGATCCTGCCGCTCGCGATCCTGCTGGTGTGGTTCGGCCTCTCGCGCGGTCTTGCGCCGCTGCACGCGCTGCAAGCGCATATCCGCGCGCGCCGCCCAGACGACTTGTCGCCCCTCGAAGCACGTCGCGCGCCGCCGGAAATCGAGCCGCTCGTGACCTCGTTCAACGATCTGCTGACGCGCCTCGAACAGAATATGGAGTTGCAAAAGCGCTTTATCGCCGATGCCGCGCATCAGATGAAAACGCCGCTAGCCGGCCTGCGCACTCAGGCCGAACTGGCCCTGCGCCAGGACGCCTCCGCGGAAGTGCATCGCTCGCTCGAGCAGATCGCCACCAGCTCGGAGCATGCGGCGCGGCTCGTCACGCAGTTGCTGGCGCTGGCGCGCGCGGAGAACCGCATGTCGGGACAGATTTTCACGCCGGTCGAGGTGGCGGAACTCGCGCGCCACGCGGTGCGCGACTGGGTTCAGGCCGCACTCGCCAAGCAGATGGATCTGGGCTACGAAGCGCCCGAGGAACCCGTGGAAGTGGACGGCAATCCTGTCATGTTGCGCGAAATGCTGTCGAACCTGATCGACAACGCCATCCGCTATACGCCGCCGGGCGGCCGTATCACGGTCAGGGTGCGGCATGAAGCGCCGGCGCGGCTCGTGTATCTGGAAGTCGAGGATACCGGGCTCGGCATTCCGGTGGCCGAACGTTCGCGGGTGATCGAGCGCTTCTACCGGATTCTCGGCCGCGAAGGCGATGGCAGCGGCCTCGGACTCGCGATCGTCCGCGAGATCGCGACCATGCACGGCGGCGAACTGACGATCGACGACAACGTCTATCAGACCTCGCCGCGGCTTGCCGGCACGCTCGTACGTGTCAGCTTGCACGTGCACGAAAGGGGGCGGGACTTACCCTAA
- a CDS encoding FCD domain-containing protein codes for MQHDLHGRVAHLLATAILRGDYAPDSILPREAELMETFGVSRTVLREALRTLTSKGLIESRPRVGTRVRPKHAWNLLDVDVLDWYSRVAEPMAFALKLQEMREMIEPYAASLAAASHTDDTFYALAAAHTAMVAARNVDEWVRADLQFHLSVLTACSNELLIPLGTLIERTLEAQLRLNAKRADVFNASLAEHTAVFEAIRDRDAAAARAAMAGLLAVTRGRIEG; via the coding sequence ATTCAGCACGATCTGCATGGGCGTGTCGCCCATCTGCTGGCGACCGCGATTCTGCGCGGCGACTACGCGCCCGATTCGATCCTGCCGCGCGAAGCGGAGTTGATGGAGACCTTCGGCGTGAGCCGCACGGTGTTGCGCGAGGCATTGCGCACGCTGACGTCGAAAGGCTTGATCGAATCGCGTCCGCGCGTGGGCACGCGAGTGCGGCCGAAACACGCGTGGAATCTGCTCGATGTCGACGTGCTCGACTGGTACTCGCGGGTCGCGGAGCCGATGGCGTTCGCGCTCAAGTTGCAGGAAATGCGCGAGATGATCGAGCCGTATGCCGCGAGTCTGGCGGCGGCCTCGCACACGGACGACACCTTCTACGCACTCGCGGCGGCCCATACCGCGATGGTGGCGGCGCGCAATGTCGACGAATGGGTGCGCGCCGATCTGCAGTTCCACTTGAGCGTGCTGACCGCGTGCAGCAACGAATTGCTGATTCCGCTCGGCACGCTGATCGAGCGCACGCTCGAAGCGCAACTGCGGCTGAACGCGAAACGCGCGGACGTGTTCAATGCATCGCTGGCCGAGCATACGGCGGTGTTCGAGGCGATTCGCGATCGCGACGCTGCTGCGGCGCGTGCGGCGATGGCAGGACTGTTGGCTGTGACACGCGGCCGGATCGAAGGCTAG
- a CDS encoding response regulator transcription factor, whose amino-acid sequence MRILIAEDDSILADGLVRSLRQSAYAVDHVKTGVEADTALSMQSFDLLILDLGLPRMSGLEVLRRLRARNSNLPVLILTAADSVDERVKGLDLGADDYMAKPFALNELEARVRALTRRGAGGGPTVVRHGSLSFDQVGRIAYVNEQVIDLSARELGLLEVLLQRIGRLVSKEQLVDHLCEWGEEVSNNAIEVYVHRLRKKIEPSGVRIITVRGLGYCLEKAASSTSTSANAMTTTPPAEPEPPASPPSGTMPASHHYK is encoded by the coding sequence ATGCGAATTCTGATTGCCGAAGACGACAGCATACTCGCGGACGGTCTGGTTCGATCACTCCGCCAATCGGCCTATGCCGTCGATCACGTGAAGACCGGCGTCGAGGCCGACACCGCGCTGTCGATGCAAAGTTTCGACCTGCTAATTCTCGATCTGGGCCTGCCGCGCATGTCCGGGCTCGAGGTGCTGCGCCGCCTGCGCGCGCGCAATTCCAACCTGCCAGTGCTGATCCTGACCGCCGCGGACAGCGTCGACGAACGCGTCAAGGGTCTCGACCTCGGCGCCGACGATTACATGGCCAAGCCCTTCGCGCTGAACGAACTCGAAGCGCGCGTGCGCGCCCTGACCCGGCGCGGCGCGGGCGGTGGCCCGACGGTCGTGCGGCACGGGTCGCTGTCGTTCGACCAGGTCGGCCGGATCGCCTACGTCAATGAGCAGGTGATCGATCTGTCGGCGCGCGAACTGGGTTTGCTCGAAGTGCTGCTGCAGCGAATCGGCCGGCTGGTCTCGAAGGAACAACTCGTCGACCACCTGTGCGAATGGGGCGAGGAAGTCAGCAACAACGCGATCGAGGTCTACGTGCACCGCCTGCGCAAGAAAATCGAACCGAGCGGCGTGCGTATCATCACCGTGCGCGGTCTCGGCTACTGCCTCGAGAAAGCGGCGTCATCAACGAGCACAAGCGCGAACGCCATGACGACGACGCCACCCGCCGAGCCTGAGCCACCTGCCTCGCCGCCGTCCGGCACGATGCCGGCGAGCCATCACTACAAATAG
- a CDS encoding MFS transporter, translating to MATVGGQISHVPMTREEKRVIFASSLGTVFEWYDFYLAGSLAAFISKSFFSGVNPTAAFIFTLLSFAAGFAVRPFGAIVFGRLGDLVGRKYTFLVTIVIMGLSTFLVGFLPGYASIGFASPVIFIAMRMLQGLALGGEYGGAATYVAEHAPPGRRGFYTAWIQTTATLGLFLSLLVILGVRTAMGEDAFGAWGWRIPFVVSILLLAVSVWIRLQLHESPVFERIKAEGKTSKAPLTEAFGQWKNLKIVILALIGLTAGQAVVWYTGQFYTLFFLTQTLKVDGSSANIMIAIALLIGTPFFLFFGSLSDRIGRKPIIMAGLLIAACTYFPLFKALAHYTNPALETATAKAPIVVIANPDECSFQFNPVGTSKFTSSCDIAKSALSKAGLNYENVAAPAGTLAEIKVGDTVINTYDGKAADAKDQGKAFDKTLATTLKTAGYSPKADPSQINWPMTVVILTIMMIYVTMVYGPIAAMLVEMFPTRIRYTSMSLPYHIGNGWFGGFLPATAFAIVAAKGNIFSGLWYPIVIALVTFVIGMLFVRETKDSDIYAKD from the coding sequence ATGGCTACCGTTGGCGGGCAAATCTCGCACGTGCCGATGACGCGCGAAGAGAAGCGGGTGATTTTCGCATCGTCGCTGGGTACGGTTTTCGAGTGGTACGACTTCTATCTGGCCGGCTCGCTCGCGGCCTTCATTAGCAAGAGCTTTTTCTCCGGCGTCAATCCGACGGCCGCCTTTATCTTCACGCTGCTCAGCTTCGCGGCCGGCTTCGCGGTCCGGCCGTTCGGCGCGATCGTGTTCGGGCGGCTCGGCGATCTGGTCGGGCGCAAGTACACGTTCCTCGTGACGATCGTGATCATGGGCCTGTCGACGTTCCTCGTAGGCTTTCTGCCGGGCTACGCGTCGATCGGCTTCGCTTCGCCGGTGATCTTCATCGCGATGCGGATGCTGCAAGGCCTCGCGCTCGGCGGCGAGTACGGCGGCGCCGCCACCTACGTGGCCGAACATGCGCCGCCCGGACGCCGCGGCTTCTACACGGCCTGGATCCAGACGACCGCCACGCTCGGCCTGTTTCTGTCGCTGCTGGTGATTCTCGGCGTGCGCACGGCCATGGGTGAGGATGCATTCGGCGCCTGGGGCTGGCGCATTCCGTTCGTCGTCTCGATCCTCCTGCTGGCCGTGTCGGTGTGGATTCGCCTGCAACTGCATGAATCGCCGGTATTCGAGCGTATCAAGGCCGAAGGCAAGACCTCCAAGGCGCCGCTGACCGAAGCCTTCGGCCAGTGGAAGAACCTGAAGATCGTGATTCTCGCGCTGATCGGCCTCACCGCCGGCCAGGCCGTGGTCTGGTACACGGGCCAGTTCTACACGCTGTTCTTCCTGACGCAGACGCTGAAGGTGGACGGCAGCAGCGCCAACATCATGATCGCGATCGCGCTGCTGATCGGCACACCGTTCTTCCTGTTTTTCGGCTCGCTGTCGGATCGTATCGGCCGTAAGCCGATCATCATGGCCGGCCTGCTGATCGCCGCGTGCACGTATTTCCCGCTGTTCAAGGCGCTGGCGCACTACACCAACCCGGCGCTGGAAACAGCGACCGCGAAGGCGCCGATCGTCGTGATCGCGAATCCGGACGAGTGCTCGTTCCAGTTCAACCCGGTCGGCACTTCGAAGTTCACGAGTTCCTGCGACATCGCCAAGAGCGCGCTCTCGAAGGCCGGCTTGAACTACGAGAACGTCGCCGCGCCGGCGGGCACGCTGGCGGAGATCAAGGTCGGCGATACGGTGATCAACACGTATGACGGCAAGGCCGCCGACGCCAAGGATCAAGGCAAGGCGTTCGACAAGACGCTCGCGACCACACTGAAGACCGCGGGCTATTCGCCGAAGGCCGATCCCTCGCAGATCAACTGGCCGATGACCGTGGTGATTCTGACGATCATGATGATCTACGTGACGATGGTCTACGGTCCGATCGCGGCGATGCTGGTGGAAATGTTCCCGACGCGCATCCGCTACACCTCGATGTCGCTGCCGTATCACATCGGCAACGGCTGGTTCGGCGGCTTCCTGCCGGCCACCGCGTTCGCGATCGTGGCGGCGAAGGGCAATATCTTTTCGGGACTGTGGTATCCGATCGTGATCGCGCTCGTCACCTTCGTGATCGGCATGCTGTTCGTGCGGGAAACCAAGGACTCGGACATCTACGCGAAGGACTGA
- the dgoD gene encoding galactonate dehydratase, which yields MKITKLETFIVPPRWCFLKIETDEGIVGWGEPVIEGRAHTVAAAVEELSDYLIGKDPLLIEDHWQVMYRSGFYRGGPITMSAIAGVDQALWDIKGKHHGVPVHALLGGQVRDRIKVYSWIGGDRPSDVANNARAVVERGFKAVKMNGSEELQIIDTFDKVQGVINNVAAVREAVGPNIGIGVDFHGRVHKPMAKVLAKELDPYKLLFIEEPVLSENAEALRDIVNQTNTPIALGERLYSRWDFKHILSGGYVDIIQPDASHAGGITECRKIASMAEAYDVALALHCPLGPIALATCLQIDAVSYNAFIQEQSLGIHYNQGNDLLDYIRNPEVFKYEDGFVSIPQGPGLGIEVNEEKVREMAKVGHRWRNPVWRHEDGSVAEW from the coding sequence ATGAAAATCACCAAGCTCGAAACCTTCATCGTTCCGCCGCGCTGGTGCTTCCTGAAAATCGAAACCGACGAAGGCATCGTCGGCTGGGGCGAGCCGGTGATCGAAGGCCGCGCGCATACGGTGGCGGCCGCCGTGGAAGAACTGTCCGACTATCTGATCGGCAAAGACCCGCTTCTGATCGAAGACCATTGGCAGGTCATGTACCGCTCGGGCTTCTATCGCGGCGGCCCGATCACCATGAGCGCGATCGCCGGGGTCGACCAGGCGCTGTGGGACATCAAGGGCAAGCATCATGGCGTGCCGGTTCACGCGCTGCTCGGCGGCCAGGTGCGCGACAGGATCAAGGTGTATTCGTGGATCGGCGGCGACCGTCCGAGCGACGTGGCCAATAACGCGCGCGCCGTGGTCGAACGCGGCTTCAAGGCCGTGAAGATGAACGGCTCGGAAGAGCTGCAGATCATCGACACCTTCGACAAGGTGCAAGGCGTCATCAATAACGTCGCGGCCGTGCGCGAGGCGGTCGGACCGAACATCGGCATCGGCGTGGACTTCCACGGCCGCGTGCACAAGCCGATGGCCAAGGTGCTGGCGAAAGAACTCGACCCGTACAAGCTGCTCTTCATCGAAGAGCCGGTGCTGTCGGAGAACGCGGAAGCGCTGCGCGACATCGTCAATCAAACCAACACGCCGATCGCGCTGGGCGAGCGTCTGTATTCGCGCTGGGACTTCAAGCACATTCTGTCGGGCGGCTATGTCGACATCATTCAGCCGGATGCGTCGCACGCGGGCGGCATTACGGAGTGCCGCAAGATCGCGTCGATGGCCGAAGCCTACGACGTCGCGCTCGCGTTGCATTGCCCACTCGGACCGATCGCGCTCGCTACCTGCCTGCAGATCGACGCGGTGAGCTACAACGCGTTCATCCAGGAACAGAGCCTGGGCATTCACTACAACCAGGGCAACGACCTGCTCGACTACATCAGGAATCCGGAAGTCTTCAAATACGAAGACGGCTTCGTGTCGATTCCGCAAGGCCCGGGCCTCGGCATCGAGGTCAACGAAGAGAAAGTGCGGGAGATGGCGAAGGTCGGCCATCG
- a CDS encoding MarR family transcriptional regulator codes for MKTQLDERFGFLISDVGRLTGKRFDDLAKSSVDLTRAQCRVLAYLAHYGDTNQARLADLLEVAPISAGRLLDRMEEGGWIERTANPQDRRERQVHMTPKAERTLGKARKVGDEVAREALNGFTDEEAKQLIALLQRVRGNLSRLVDR; via the coding sequence ATGAAAACCCAACTCGATGAGCGCTTCGGCTTTCTGATTTCCGATGTCGGCCGTCTGACAGGCAAGCGTTTCGACGACCTCGCGAAGTCTTCGGTCGATCTGACGCGCGCGCAGTGCCGCGTGCTGGCCTATCTCGCGCATTACGGCGACACCAATCAGGCGCGGCTCGCGGACCTGCTCGAAGTCGCGCCGATTTCAGCGGGTCGTTTGCTCGACCGGATGGAAGAGGGTGGTTGGATCGAGCGGACTGCCAATCCGCAGGACCGTCGCGAGCGCCAGGTGCACATGACGCCGAAGGCCGAGCGCACGCTCGGCAAGGCGCGCAAGGTCGGCGACGAAGTCGCGCGCGAAGCGCTGAACGGCTTCACCGACGAAGAAGCGAAGCAGTTGATTGCGCTGTTGCAGCGGGTGCGTGGGAATCTGAGCCGGTTGGTGGACCGGTGA
- a CDS encoding DUF2889 domain-containing protein codes for MPLSPPVSRQLRHRRAIRAEAYERADGLWDVEACLTDEKPRDVVLASGVRPNGQPIHELWLRITIDRKLNVVDAEASSDWVPYPGLCQASNPAYRALIGLNLRQNFRRESARLLGGTAGCTHLTELCAILPTAAIQAFAGEVWNTGDSASGANAGSGDGSSNSTGEHSNDKPPFQLGRCHALRFDGEAVQQFYPRWYGRAPYTADRAASSGDGAVRQTGEGGNASGMNDGSGNEVQSNSQTEGNHA; via the coding sequence ATGCCGCTCTCCCCGCCAGTGTCCCGTCAGTTGCGCCATCGTCGCGCAATCAGAGCGGAAGCCTATGAGCGAGCCGATGGCCTGTGGGATGTGGAAGCGTGCTTGACCGACGAAAAACCGCGCGATGTGGTGCTTGCGTCGGGCGTCCGGCCCAATGGTCAGCCGATCCATGAACTCTGGCTTCGCATCACCATCGATCGCAAGCTCAATGTCGTCGACGCCGAGGCGTCGTCCGACTGGGTGCCCTATCCTGGTTTGTGCCAAGCCAGCAATCCCGCCTACCGTGCCCTCATCGGGCTTAATCTCCGTCAAAACTTCCGTCGTGAGTCTGCCCGTTTGCTGGGCGGCACGGCGGGTTGCACGCATCTCACCGAGTTGTGCGCGATCCTGCCGACCGCCGCGATTCAGGCATTCGCCGGCGAAGTGTGGAACACCGGTGACAGCGCGTCGGGCGCGAACGCAGGTTCGGGAGACGGATCGTCTAACAGCACGGGCGAGCATTCCAACGACAAACCGCCATTCCAGCTGGGACGCTGCCACGCGCTGCGTTTCGACGGCGAGGCGGTGCAGCAGTTTTATCCGCGCTGGTATGGCCGCGCTCCGTATACAGCGGATCGCGCGGCATCGTCAGGCGACGGGGCGGTCCGCCAGACAGGCGAGGGTGGCAACGCGTCTGGCATGAACGACGGCAGCGGAAACGAAGTTCAATCCAACTCTCAGACTGAAGGGAATCACGCATGA
- the recA gene encoding recombinase RecA encodes MEESKKGSAGLTAEKSKALAAALAQIEKQFGKGSVMRLGAGEAVEDIQVVSTGSLGLDIALGVGGLPRGRVVEIYGPESSGKTTLTLQVVAEMQKLGGTAAFIDAEHALDIQYAGKLGVNVNDLLVSQPDTGEQALEIADALVRSGSIDMIVIDSVAALVPKAEIEGEMGDSLPGLQARLMSQALRKLTGTIKRTNCLVIFINQIRMKIGVMFGNPETTTGGNALKFYASVRLDIRRIGSIKKNDEVIGNETRVKVVKNKVAPPFREAIFDILYGEGISRQGEVIDLGVQAKIVDKAGAWYSYSGERIGQGKDNAREFLRENPDIAREIENRIRESLGVNAMAEAVTGAGAEVADEEE; translated from the coding sequence ATGGAAGAAAGCAAGAAAGGCTCGGCTGGACTGACGGCTGAAAAGAGCAAGGCACTCGCTGCCGCACTCGCGCAGATCGAAAAGCAGTTCGGCAAAGGGTCGGTCATGCGGCTCGGCGCAGGTGAGGCGGTCGAAGATATCCAGGTGGTCTCAACCGGATCGCTCGGCCTCGACATCGCGTTGGGCGTCGGCGGTTTGCCGCGTGGCCGGGTGGTCGAAATTTATGGTCCGGAGTCGTCCGGTAAAACCACGCTGACGTTGCAGGTCGTCGCCGAAATGCAGAAGCTCGGCGGCACGGCGGCGTTTATCGACGCGGAACACGCGCTGGACATCCAGTACGCGGGCAAGCTCGGCGTGAACGTGAACGACCTGCTGGTTTCGCAGCCGGATACGGGTGAGCAGGCGCTCGAAATCGCCGACGCACTGGTGCGTTCGGGCTCGATCGACATGATCGTGATCGACTCGGTCGCGGCACTCGTGCCGAAGGCTGAAATCGAAGGCGAAATGGGCGACTCGCTGCCGGGTCTGCAAGCGCGTCTCATGTCGCAGGCGCTGCGCAAGCTCACCGGCACGATCAAGCGCACGAACTGCCTCGTGATCTTCATCAACCAGATCCGCATGAAGATCGGCGTGATGTTCGGCAATCCGGAAACCACCACAGGCGGTAACGCGCTGAAGTTCTACGCGTCGGTGCGACTGGACATTCGCCGTATCGGTTCGATCAAGAAAAACGACGAAGTGATCGGCAACGAAACGCGCGTGAAGGTGGTGAAGAACAAGGTTGCTCCACCGTTCCGCGAAGCGATTTTCGACATCCTGTACGGCGAAGGTATTTCGCGTCAGGGCGAAGTCATCGACCTGGGCGTGCAGGCCAAGATCGTCGACAAGGCCGGCGCGTGGTACAGCTACAGCGGCGAACGTATCGGTCAGGGCAAGGACAACGCGCGTGAATTCCTGCGCGAAAATCCGGATATCGCTCGCGAGATCGAAAATCGTATCCGTGAGTCGCTGGGCGTGAATGCCATGGCTGAAGCCGTGACTGGCGCAGGCGCTGAAGTCGCGGACGAAGAAGAGTAA